Proteins from a single region of Stutzerimonas stutzeri:
- a CDS encoding SDR family NAD(P)-dependent oxidoreductase: protein MAAIFTGQTALVTGAATGIGRATALALAAEDARVWINHRDQHDLAERVLEQVIANGGCAWAIEADVSDPAAVAAMFETIQAQGPLDLLVNNAGVILEKPFLETSEADWARVLGVDLAGVYRCCRHALAHMQPRRSGAIVNVASDLGFLGREQYAAYCTAKAGVIGLTRSLAREFAADGIRINGVAPGPIATAMVSPEHMSDEWMAKELAIPMARLGTPEEVAAAIVFLLSPQASYFTGQLLGPNGGSWMGA, encoded by the coding sequence ATGGCTGCCATCTTTACCGGGCAGACCGCTCTGGTCACCGGCGCGGCGACCGGTATCGGCCGCGCCACTGCACTCGCGCTGGCCGCCGAAGACGCGCGGGTCTGGATCAACCATCGCGATCAACACGACCTGGCGGAACGAGTGCTCGAGCAGGTCATCGCCAACGGCGGCTGCGCCTGGGCCATCGAGGCCGATGTCAGCGATCCGGCCGCGGTCGCGGCAATGTTCGAGACCATCCAGGCGCAGGGACCGCTGGATCTGCTGGTCAACAACGCCGGGGTGATCCTGGAAAAGCCCTTTCTCGAAACCAGCGAGGCGGACTGGGCAAGGGTGCTGGGCGTCGATCTCGCCGGCGTCTACCGCTGCTGCCGCCATGCACTGGCACACATGCAGCCGCGGCGCAGCGGCGCCATCGTCAATGTCGCCTCGGACCTCGGATTTCTCGGCCGCGAACAGTACGCCGCCTATTGCACCGCCAAGGCCGGGGTGATCGGCCTGACCCGCTCGTTGGCGCGCGAATTCGCTGCAGACGGCATCCGCATCAATGGCGTCGCGCCCGGCCCCATCGCCACGGCGATGGTCAGCCCGGAGCACATGAGCGACGAGTGGATGGCCAAGGAGCTGGCGATCCCCATGGCTCGCCTGGGTACGCCGGAGGAAGTCGCGGCGGCCATCGTCTTCCTGCTTTCGCCGCAGGCGAGCTATTTCACCGGACAGCTGCTCGGGCCCAACGGCGGCTCCTGGATGGGCGCATGA
- a CDS encoding SDR family NAD(P)-dependent oxidoreductase: MHKALDYRGRCVVITGAAGGIGRGLAQSFAAAGATLELLDRDADALARLADELAGDTSLHCTALDLGDRQAVQQYADDLACRGLNADVLVNNAGVEYATPLDECSFDADQRWSALLENNVGSMQRLTRALLPRLRAGASVINQASIWGLKGVPGFSAYVASKHAVVGLTRSLAWELGPRRIRVNAVCPGWIGTDAAMRSLQVMADANGRSDSAELAAILANQAIPELLTPADLGGTFLFLGSPLAAALTGQALSVSHGEVMH, translated from the coding sequence ATGCACAAGGCACTGGATTACCGAGGCCGTTGCGTGGTCATCACCGGCGCCGCCGGGGGCATCGGCCGGGGCCTGGCGCAGAGCTTCGCCGCTGCCGGCGCCACCCTGGAACTGCTGGATCGTGACGCCGACGCCCTCGCCCGGCTTGCCGACGAACTCGCTGGCGACACGTCGCTGCACTGCACCGCACTGGACCTGGGCGATCGCCAGGCAGTGCAGCAGTACGCCGATGACCTCGCCTGCCGCGGCCTCAATGCCGATGTGCTGGTCAACAACGCCGGCGTCGAATACGCCACACCGCTGGATGAGTGCAGCTTCGACGCCGATCAGCGCTGGTCGGCCCTGCTGGAGAACAACGTCGGCTCCATGCAGCGCCTGACCCGTGCGTTGCTGCCACGTCTGCGTGCCGGCGCCAGCGTAATCAACCAGGCCTCGATCTGGGGCCTGAAAGGCGTGCCGGGCTTTTCCGCCTATGTCGCCAGCAAGCACGCGGTGGTCGGTCTGACCCGCTCGCTGGCCTGGGAGCTGGGCCCGCGGCGCATCCGGGTGAACGCGGTGTGCCCCGGCTGGATCGGCACCGATGCGGCCATGCGCTCGCTGCAGGTGATGGCGGACGCCAACGGCCGCAGCGACAGCGCCGAGCTCGCGGCGATACTCGCCAACCAGGCCATTCCGGAGCTGCTGACACCGGCCGATCTGGGTGGCACCTTCCTGTTCCTTGGCTCACCGCTGGCCGCCGCCCTGACCGGCCAGGCGCTGTCGGTCAGCCACGGCGAGGTGATGCACTGA